GCAGATCAGGTCGCCCGGTTTTGGCGCGTAACGGGCGGGATTGCGGGCCTTGACGCCCTTCTCCTGCCCTGATGCGGCAGCGTTGATATAGGTGGCGTGGTTGGGGGAATAGGCGAAGCGGTCATTCGCACCCGCCACCCGCATCACATACGAGATGAACGCCGCCGACCACGCATAATAACCATCATGCACGAAATCGGTGATGTGGCCGTTTGCATCATGCTTGCCATCCCATGAGGATTCGGTCTCGGCGGGGTCCTGGCCAATCCACCAGTATTCGCCCACGCGCTGCCACAATCCGGCCGTGCGCTCGGGCTTGACCACGGGCGTGGTCGGTTCGGGGCGCAGCAGCGGGTCATCATCATTGACCGGCTGGCCGAACAGCCGCCATTCGCGCAGCGCGATCGCCACCACATCCTGCCGGTTGAAAGGCTCGTAGTTGCGGGTGGCGAAATCGGGCACGTGCGGGTTGACCGCCAGCGGCCCGGCCCCATTGGCGTATTGCGCGACCGGGGTGGTGGCCCGATGGGCCTGATTGGCCGGAGTATGCGCGCACGCAGCCAGCACGAGCAGGGGGGCGAGCAGGACTGTCTTGCGCAAGGGGCACTCCGTAACAGGTAACGTGCCTCTACCCATACGGCGCGGACCGGCCTTGCGGAAGGGGTGCGCCCCTTCCTGGCCCGAAAAAGAACGCAACGCCGCCACGCGCTTCGTGTTGTGAAAGGGCAGGAGCAGGCGCGGGGCGTGCATGCGGCGGCTCCGTCGGGGCGGGTTAACGCCACGTGCCGCGCCGTGGCACACTATGTGTGGCGGTCCCCCCATCGCCACGACCGTTTTACCACAAGGGAGAGCATTTCATGACGCAGGCGCCTGTTACGGAAACCATCCAGATCCGGGGGCTCAAACACCCCGTCTCGCGCATTGCGCTGGGCACATGGGCCATTGGCGGATGGATGTGGGGCGGCCCGGATGACCGCAATGCCATCGCCACCATTCACGAAGCCCTCGATCTGGGCATAACGCTGGTTGATACCGCGCCCGTTTACGGTTTTGGCCATTCGGAGGAGATCGTGGGCCAGGCCCTGGCCGGGCGACGCGATAAAGTGGCCATTGCCACCAAGGTCGGCCTGGACTGGAAGGACGACCACAAGCCGTTCCGCAATGCCTCACCCGCGCGCATCCGCAAGGAAATCGAGGATTCGCTGCGCCGCCTGCGCACCGACTACATCGATCTCTATCAGGTGCACTGGCCCGATTCATCGGTGCCTATGGAAGAGACCGCCCGCACGCTCGAGGCCCTGGTGCGTGAAGGCAAGGTGCTGGCGCTGGGGGTGAGCAATTTCTCCATCGCCCAGATGGATGCCTTCCGGGAGTTCGCCCCGCTCTGTGCCGTGCAGCCGCCCTACAACCTGTTCGAGCGCGCAATGGAGCACGACATCCTGCCCTATGCCCGCCAGCATGACCTGGCCATCCTCGCCTATGGCCCGCTGTGCCGTGGGCTGCTGTCAGGCAAGATGACGGCGGAGACGAAATTCGGCGCTGATGACCTGCGCAGTGCCGACCCCAAATTCCAGGCTCCCCGCTTTGCGCATTACCTGCAGGCCGTGCGTGAACTGCAAGATTTTGCCCATGAAAAGCATGGCAAGTCGCTGCTTGCCCTGGCCATACGCTGGGTGCTGGATCAGGGACCGACCATTGCCCTGTGGGGCGCGCGCCGCCCCGACCAGATCGCCGCCGTGGCCGATGCAATGGGCTGGCACCTGAGTGCTGATGACCGGCGCGAGATCGATGCCATCCTGGCGCGCTGCATCCCCGACCCGGTCGGCCCCGGCTTCATGGCTCCTCCGGGTAGCTGACGGGTGCAGTCGGCCCCGTGTCCTGTGCCCCCTCCGCAGGGCTCAGGGGTCGACCTTGTCGCCCACGCTGGTGCTGTAGCGGGGGCGCCATACCCCGGACTCGACCATGCATTCGGAGAAGAAAGTTGTATGTGATGACCCGACCCATGTCTGGGCGCTGCCGCTGCCCGCGCTGCCCATGGCGCCTACGCCAGCCTTGCTCTGGCACCGCTGCGAGGCTGCTACGTAGCGGGGATCTTTCTCGCTCATGGCAGGCACGAAACCGCTGATATCGCCATAGGGTGAGTTGCCGTGCGGATGATGTTCGCGCACGTTGAAGTGGTGCGAACGGGCCTGTGCTCCCGCGGCCCCGACGGTGCCGAGGCACAGGCAGGCCAGCAGGATACGAATGCGCAGCAGCATGGGGTGGGTCCTCTTGCGGTTTTGGTCTGCCAGGGGTTCGGGTGGTGGCCCTTTTATCAGTCTGTCAGGGCGGGTGCCATGCATGCCGTTTCAGGCAGGGCTGCGCCATCATGGGTGCTGGCGGGCGGAAGGCCATCGGGGCGGGGCAGGGAACGCGCCTCGATCTGGAGTTCCTGCTCGATGAAATCAAGCTCCTGGTTGATGGTCAGCTCGGTCTCGTCATTGATGAGTTTCTGCACCACCCGCATGTGCAGCCGTTCGCGCATGTGGCGGATGAGGCGGAAGCGCAGCGCGAGTTCGGTCCGCTTTTCACGGATGGCGGTGGCGCGGATGCTGGCTTCCGCCGCGCGGGAATTGTCCAGCCTGCGCAGCGTGTCCTGATATTCGTGCAGCAGGCGGCCAATGGCTTCCTGCTTGAGGTCCACGCTTTCCGAGCCATCGGGCATTGTGTCGAGTTCCTGCTGCGCCAGCACGGCCTGTTCGGCATGCAGGGCCTCGATGGCGGTCTGCGCCAGTTCGATGCGCATCATGTCCAGCTCGTGCAGGCTGGGGTCGTCCTCATCGGTGCTCATGCCATGCAGCAGCGGCGGAATGGCCACGCTCGCCAGCACCAGCGAGCAGATGATCACGCCCGCCGCCAGCGTGACCAGCAGGTCGCGGCCCGGAAAGCCGGGTCCTGCCAGCGTTGCCACCGGCAGCGACAGCACGGCCGCCAGCGTAATGGCCCCGCGCGTGCCCGCCACGGTCATGAGCAGCACGTTGCGTGCCGACGGGATGACCGTGTTGCGGTGGCGCAGATGGGCGAACAGCCGCCGGGCGGAAATGGAAATCCAGATCCACGCAAAGCGGATCAGGCTCATCATGAGCTGAATGCCCACGATGGCCAGGATCAGGAACCATGGCGAAATGCCGCCTGCGCGCGCAATGGCGGCCCCCCCGGTCACCAGATCCGGCAACTGCAGCCCCAGCAGCAGGAAGATCACGGCATTGAACGTGAAGTTCACCATGTCCCACACCGTGGTGGCCTTGAGGCGGGTTTCGGTGCGGGCCTCGTTCATCACGCCGGTGAACTTGACCGTCATGCCGCCCGCCACGGCGGCGAGAATGCCCGAGCACTGCACAGCATCGGCCAGCAGGTAGATGCCAAAGGGCAGCATCATGGCCAGCGTGATGTGGGTGGGCGGGTCGTCATAGCCGCGCACCAGCAGCATGTGCTCCGCCCGGCATGCCGCCCACGCCACGACAATACCGATCACGATGCCGCCCGCTGCCATGAAGATGAAGCTGCCCAGCGCCTGCTGGAACGAGAACAGCCCCGTCATGGCCGCCGCCACCGCAAACTTGAAGCACACCAGCCCCGAGGCATCGTTGAGCAGCGCCTCGCCATGCAGAATATGCACCACGCGTGCGGGGGCCCGCCCGCCCTCGATCATGCTGCCCACCGAGACCGCATCGGTAGGCGACATGACGGCGGCGAGCGCGAAGGCCGCGGGCAGCATGATGGGCGGAATGAGCCAGTGGATGAAGTAGCCGCAGGCCAGCGTGGTGAATACCACCAGTCCCAGCGCCATCATGATGATGATGTTGCGCAGTTCACCAAACTCGCGCATCGGCATGCGGTAGGCATCGGCATAGAGCAGCGGCGGAATGAACAGCAGCAGGAACATGTCGGGGTCGAAACCGATATTCAGCCCCGCAAGCGCCGCGATGGCGCCCACCGCAATCTGGATCAGCGGCAGGGGCACGGGAATGCGCCCCACGCGCGAAATCAGGCTGCTGATCCCGGTAACGGTCAGTAATGCAAGGGTGATGAAAACGGCATGCATCTGGCGTGGTCTTTTTTATAGTTCTATTGCATTGCGGAAATACTTCATTTTGGCATGAATTAAAAATACAAAAGATGTTATTTTGAAGTTCCTGTTGTGTTATTTTCTTCTGCCAGCCATGCATGGATCGAAGATTTCATCACCCTTCATTGACCCTGCCTCCCCCACTTCCCATTATTGAAGCATGAAGGGCCGCAAGGCTGTATTGATGGTGTTCAGGGGGCACGGGCGTGGCGCATGGCCGGGCAGGCCCATTCCTGACGGAGGGATGATTTTTAAGTGAGCAAGGATCCATACGAAGTACTCGGCCTGAC
This is a stretch of genomic DNA from Komagataeibacter xylinus. It encodes these proteins:
- a CDS encoding DUF2272 domain-containing protein, producing the protein MGRGTLPVTECPLRKTVLLAPLLVLAACAHTPANQAHRATTPVAQYANGAGPLAVNPHVPDFATRNYEPFNRQDVVAIALREWRLFGQPVNDDDPLLRPEPTTPVVKPERTAGLWQRVGEYWWIGQDPAETESSWDGKHDANGHITDFVHDGYYAWSAAFISYVMRVAGANDRFAYSPNHATYINAAASGQEKGVKARNPARYAPKPGDLICVGRGASKSVRFRDLPTPQGFPAHCGIVVAGAHDDAPFGHEISIIGGNIDDAVALTHVPVGPNGRLTDSHGKSLDPRYPWCVVLQVHYDADHEPQADQ
- a CDS encoding aldo/keto reductase, with amino-acid sequence MTQAPVTETIQIRGLKHPVSRIALGTWAIGGWMWGGPDDRNAIATIHEALDLGITLVDTAPVYGFGHSEEIVGQALAGRRDKVAIATKVGLDWKDDHKPFRNASPARIRKEIEDSLRRLRTDYIDLYQVHWPDSSVPMEETARTLEALVREGKVLALGVSNFSIAQMDAFREFAPLCAVQPPYNLFERAMEHDILPYARQHDLAILAYGPLCRGLLSGKMTAETKFGADDLRSADPKFQAPRFAHYLQAVRELQDFAHEKHGKSLLALAIRWVLDQGPTIALWGARRPDQIAAVADAMGWHLSADDRREIDAILARCIPDPVGPGFMAPPGS
- a CDS encoding Na+/H+ antiporter, with amino-acid sequence MHAVFITLALLTVTGISSLISRVGRIPVPLPLIQIAVGAIAALAGLNIGFDPDMFLLLFIPPLLYADAYRMPMREFGELRNIIIMMALGLVVFTTLACGYFIHWLIPPIMLPAAFALAAVMSPTDAVSVGSMIEGGRAPARVVHILHGEALLNDASGLVCFKFAVAAAMTGLFSFQQALGSFIFMAAGGIVIGIVVAWAACRAEHMLLVRGYDDPPTHITLAMMLPFGIYLLADAVQCSGILAAVAGGMTVKFTGVMNEARTETRLKATTVWDMVNFTFNAVIFLLLGLQLPDLVTGGAAIARAGGISPWFLILAIVGIQLMMSLIRFAWIWISISARRLFAHLRHRNTVIPSARNVLLMTVAGTRGAITLAAVLSLPVATLAGPGFPGRDLLVTLAAGVIICSLVLASVAIPPLLHGMSTDEDDPSLHELDMMRIELAQTAIEALHAEQAVLAQQELDTMPDGSESVDLKQEAIGRLLHEYQDTLRRLDNSRAAEASIRATAIREKRTELALRFRLIRHMRERLHMRVVQKLINDETELTINQELDFIEQELQIEARSLPRPDGLPPASTHDGAALPETACMAPALTD